DNA from Chloroflexota bacterium:
CTGGGTCGAGCGCGTCTCGCGCCGCCACCGCCGCCTTGTACTTGCCCACGGCCTCCTCCACGGGGATGCACCGCCGGCCTGCGGCCGTGCCGGAGAGCTTGGGCGCCAACTGGTCCTCCAGGTGCAGCCCGGCCGCCCCCGCCTGCACGTACCCCTGCGTCATGTGGTACACGTTCACCGCGTTCCCGTAGCCCGTGTCCGAGTCCACCAGCACCGGCATCGACGACACCGCCGCGATGTTGCGGACAGCCTCGGCCATCTCATAGCGCCCAAGCAGCGCGATGTCCGGCACGGCGTAGATGTGCGCCGACGTCTGCGATCCCGCCAGGAAGAACGACTCGAACCCCAGCGATTCCGCCATCCGCACCGCCAGCGGGCTGAACCCGCCCGGCATGAGGAGGAGCTTGTCGTCGTTTATCGACCTGCGAAGTCTCGTGCTTGCTCTCTCTGCCATGGCTGCTGCTCCTCCTCAATCGAAATTGCCTGTCTCATCGTGTGGCCGGATGGCCGCAGTCTACTTGAACGCCGCAGCGATGCGCCACCAAGCGACGCAAACAACACGGGCCCCGGGAACTCCCGGGGCCCGTGCGGCGCCTGTTCGTGCTTGGGACGTTTAGGCGTGGACGGCCTCTGCGTAGGAGGCGTGGCCCACCTGGTCCTCGCCGAAGATGCCCCACTCGACCATCCAGCGGTGCGTCCGCTCGAAGGTCTCCTGCGTGTACGGCTCGAACACCAGCCGCTCGCCGATGCCCGCCTTCCGGTAGTCAAAGTACTGGTGGAACTTCTCGGGCAACTCGGTCAGGAAGTAGTGCTGGTAGAGCTCCTTGGCAACGTCGATCTCCCGCTGGGCCCGCTGCAGGGCGTTGAAGTACGCCCAGAGCTGCTCATCGGTGGCGTCGCCGTTGATCAGGAAGCCGATCATGAAGGAGGTGTCGACGATCTTGCGGAAGCCCTGCTGCTCCAGCACGTACGACGGCGTGCCGAAGACGTTGGCCGCCTGCACCCGGCGGTCGAGGGAGAGCTGGGCGCGGTCCACCGGGCCGCCCACGAACTGCAGGTTGATGTCTTCCTTTGACAGGAACGGCTCCAGCGCCTGGATGGCGGAGAAGTGGCTGCCGGAATGGTAGCCGACTGCGACCGGAACGCCGGCAAGCTGCTCGGGATCGCGAATGTCGGACTCAGGGGCGACCCAGATTCCCGAGGGCGTCACGGAGTAGGCGTGGCCCCACATGCGGCCTGACTGTCCGTGGGCGGCCATGTTGACGGCCCAGTGGCATGCGGAGCTGATCTCACAGGCCCGGCCCTCCGACATCCCCTCGAACGCGCCCCGCTTCACCTCGACGGGCGCTTGGTCCGTGGAGCTGACGGTAGGCTGCGCGGAGAACTGCTGGCCGCGAATAAACTCGTCCTCCAGCCCCTCGTCGGTAAAGTACCCCTTCTCCTCGGCCACCCACTCCTGCAGGCGGCTGTGGGGCATGATCCTGAATTTCGCCATGACAGACCTCCCTTCGCTTTTCGTACAATTCCTCAGGTTAATGGGGAGTATCGCGTCGGCAAAGCCTTGTTGTCAAGGCATGGGTTGGTGTAGATTTTATTCCAATTGGGAATGGAAAGAAGAGACGAGAATGGACTTGAGAGAACTGCGGACCTTTTGCGCCGTGGCCAAGCTGGGCAGCATCTCGGCGGCGGCCCGCGCCCTTGACCTTGGCCAGCCCGCGGCCACCAAGCACCTCAAGAAGCTGGAGGACCAAGTTGGGGTGGAGCTGCTCCTGCGGGGCAGGCGCCCCATCCAGCTCACCAGGGCGGGCACCGTGCTGCTGGAGATGGCCGGCCCGTTGGTGGAGGGCTTCAGCGCCCTTGAGTCCTTCAACCGCCACCTGGAAGGCACAAACCCCGTGACCGTCGCCAGCACGGCCATCCTCATCGCGCAGGCCCTTCCGGGCCCGGTGCGCAACTTCCGCCAGAGACACCCCGGCCACCTGTTGCGGCTGTGGCCTCGGAGCGAGTCTGAAATCCTCGCCATGGTGGCCTCAGGCGAAGCTGACCTCGGCATCGTGCCCACGGGCAACGTCCCGGCAGGGTTCGACTTCGCCCCGCTGTTCACCATCAACCGGGTGTTGATAGCCGCGAAGGACCACCCCGTGTCCGACCTGCTGGAGCTCACCTACAGCTCGCTCGCTAGGTGGCCGATGGTGATGCTTGGCGCCCGTTCCCGCACGCGAAGGCTGCTGGACGAGGCCTTCCAGAATCGCGGCATCAGCTACGAGCTTGCCGTCGAGACCGACAGCGCCGAGGCGATCAAGCAGTACGTCGCGGGCGGCGAGGGCATCTCCATCCTGCCCGACATCGCCCTCTCCCCGGGCGACGCCGCTGACCTCGACATCCTGCCCGTCTCCAATCTCATGCCGGCGGACCTGGTTGGGGTTGTGACCCTGCGAGGAAAGCCAATCTCCCAGGTCGCCCAGAGTTTCATCGAGGAGCTGGGCAGCCTGCCGAGCAGGATGCCTGGCGAGGTTGCCCCTACTCCGGCATGCCCCGCCGCCGCTTCTGCGGCACGCCCATCAGCGTCAGGAACATGACGCTCTTTCCCGCCGCATGGGGCGAGAAGAACCGCGTCACCTCCTCGTCGAAGAACGTGAGCCCCGTCGCGCCGAGGCCCATCGTGTACGCCGACAGATAGAGCCGCCCCGCGCGAATGCTCGCGTCCAGTTGCGCCGCCCGGTACCCGCGAGCGCCCATCGACGCTGTCACGGCGTTCAGGTCCGTCAGGAAGTAGACGTTCACCGCCGCGTCGTGGGCCAGCGCCTGGTTGAGGCCCAGGTGCCCCGCAATGAAGCGATGGTCGCCGGAGTGCAACAGATCGAGCTCACCGGCCTCCGGGTGGTACACGTACCCGCCCAGCTCCAGCCCGTCCACCGCGTTCACGATGACGTACATTGTGTTCAGCGGTCTGTCATCAAGAGACGGCCAGTCGCCCGGCAGCGGCCGCGCAGCCGCCGCCAGCATCGTGCGCAGCGCGCCCTCGCCGATGGGGGCAAGCTGAAACTGCCGTGTCGACCCGCGCCGCAAGATCACCCGCTCGACAGACTCTCCCTCTGCCTCAACCGGCGCCGGCCCTCCCGTCTCCGCCTGCGCCCCGCCGTCGAGCCCCCGCCACGCGGCGGCGCCCGCCCCGTCCAGCGACGTTGCCGCGTGCGCCTCGCGGATGAGCGGGTAGTCGATCTCCTTTGGCGAGTACGGCAGGGTTTCGAGGTTCAATCGGGCGGGCGCCGCCGTCGCCGCGATGGCCCCGGCTCCACTCCCCACGGGCACGATGGCGACGGCCGCCTCGCGCGCCCCGTCCACGTCGACGACGCGGTTCACGTCGTCGTCCACGAAGCCGGTGACCAGCCCTGTGGCCAACCCCCGGGATGCCGCCACCGACAGCGTGTTCGCGAGGATGGTGCCACAGTCCCAGTACGTGTGCCGGTATGCGCGGCTCTGGTACTTCCACGCGTTCCGCCAGAACACGCTTGTATACACGATGGACACCGGCGCCGACGCCACCCCGTCGTGCCCCGCCGTCGCGCCTGCCAGCGCCCCGCGGTAGTCGCCGGACCGAACACGCCGGAGGGCGTTGTCCTGCGCCCCGTACTGGTACACCCCTGCGGGCAGGTCAGGCAGGTCGCCGCACACCAAGTACAGCTCGATGTGGTATAGCGCGCCGGTGCAGGACGCCGCCCGGAACGCCATTTGGCCGTTGGGCACCTTGAGCCACTTGGTGACGCCCGCCGAGAGCTTCAGTAGCGCGGCTACATCGTCCAGCGTCGGCGCGCCGCCCGTCGTCGGGGCATCCCCCGCTATGGCCGCCATCGCCGGCACGTCCGACGGCTTGACGTCCTCGGGCAAAGCCACCTTCTCCGCCCGCCGGTAGAGCTTGTACAGCCTCGGCAGGATGGAGAAGTCGAGGGAGATGTTGCCCTCCCGCACGCTCTGCACGGAGTGGTCCGTCTTTCGGTGGTAGTCCAGAATCGCCGCGACGGCGTTATCGGAGTTCATGCATTCCTCCGGCGGCTAGCATACCACCCCCAGCCCCCGTCCGCGGTTGACATCCCTTGTCTCAAATAGCTACCATCGCCCCACATTCACTGCAGCGCTTGCTGCGTATTGAGAGGAGACACCCATGGCCGACGAGGCAGCAGTCAAGGAGTTGGTCCGCGGCGCGTACGACATGCACATCCACAGCGAGCCCGACGTGCTCCCGCGCAAGTTCAACGACATCGTGCTGGCCGAGCACGCCGTCGAGGCCGGCATGGCCGGGGTCGTGCTCAAGTCCCACTACATCTGCACGGCGGACCGCGCCAGCCTCATCAACCAGATGTTCCCGCAGATGAGGGCCTTCGGCGGCCTCGTCCTCAACAACTCCATGGGCGGCATGAACCCCCTCGCCGTCGACGTCGCCGGCCGCCTCGGCAACAAGGTCGTCTGGTTCCCCACCGTCGATGCGGAGAACGAGGTCAAGAACATCACCGGCGAGAACGTCGACGGCAAGCCGCAGCCCTACTGGATGACCATCGCCCGCGCCATGCGCGAGAAGGGCATCGCCGGCGACCCCGTGAAGGTCGTCGTCGACGGCAAGGTGACCCACGCGGCCATCCAGTGCATGGAGGTCATCGCCGAGTACGACATGATCCTCGCCACCGGCCATATCTCGCCGGAGGAGATGCTCCCCGTCGTCAAGGCCGCCCGCGAGGCCAAGGTCAACCGCGTCATCATCACCCACCCGGAGTTCCCGGCCACCTACCTGGACCAGGACCAGCAGCGCGCCCTCGGCAAGTACGACGTCATGTTCGAGCGTTGCTTCACCCAGCCCTACACCAAGAAGGTCGAGTGGGAGACCGTCTACGACAACATCCGCAAGATCGGCCCCAACTCCACCATCCTCTCCACGGACCTCGGCCAGAGCACGGCCCCGTGGGTCGAGGAGGGCCTCGGCATCTTCATCGGCAACCTGCTCGATAACGGCTTCACTCCCTCGGAGATCGAAACGATGTCCCACCAGAACGCCGGCGAGATCCTCGGCCAGCTGGAGCCAGCCAAGGCATAGCCGCAAAAAGCGTTGAGCCACAACAAGAGGGGCCTCCTCAGAGGAGGCCCCTCTCCTTTGGGCGACCCTTCAGTCGTAGCTGTGTCCAGGGCAAGCAGTGTGACCTTCACATCATTGAAGCCAGTCTCAAAATGCCGTATCCTTTTCTAGCTATAAGACTTTCAGGAGGTAGCTATGACCTCTGGCAACACTCGCACCCTGCTCCACACCATCGATGGCCCCAACGGCAGTGCCGCCCTGTACGAGGTGGTAAGCCCCGGCCAGGCGCAGCCCAGCTACGAGGTGGACTTCGGCGGCGCGACCACCACCTTCAAGAGCATGGGCGAGGCCTACATTGAGGCCGGCGTCATGTCCGGTACGCCCACCTAGCTCGACCGCGCGGGGGCTGGCGGCCGTCGCGGCTAGCCCAGCCCCCGGGTCCGGCCCGTCGCCTGCCGCTCGATGTCCCGCTCCCGCCGCTCCAGCACTCGCCGCCGCATATCCGCCAGCCTTCGCGTGGGCTGCGGAGGCCTCTTCGCAGCTAGGAAGAACACAGACGCCAGCCCCGTCATGACGGCAAGCACCACAAATCCCGTCTGATAGTCGCCATTTACGTCCGCCATCCACCCCGCGAACACCGGCCCGAACATGATGCCCATTGTGACGATGACCGATGACAACCCCATGATCGTCCCCAGCGCCCGCCGCCCGAAGTAGTCGGCCCGTATCGCGCCCATCAGCGGTCCCCGGCCGCCCCACGCCAGCCCGTGGATGATCGAGAAGAAGTAGACAACGCCCAGCGAGGTCGCGAACGTGATTCCCAGCAGCGCCACGCAGTGCGCCACCATGCCGGCCGCGCAGATGAGCCGCTTGTCGACCCTGTCGCCCAGTAGCCCGCCGCCGATCTGCCCCACCATTGAGGTCATGGTCATCACCGTGACCACGAGCGCCGCCGACTCCAGCGACACGTCCAGCCGGTGCACGATGTGCGGGATGAGGTGCACCATAATTGCGCCCACCACCAGCAGCGCGCTGCCGTGGCCAAGGGAGATCAGCCAGAACGCACGCGTGCGGAGCGCCTCGCCCACGGTGAAGTCCCGTCCCGCCAGCGCCGCCCGCGAGGTGGTGGCCGCCGCCCGAGGGTCGGGCCCGCCGTCCGGCCGCATGCCGTAGCGCTCCGGCCTGCCGCGAATGATCGGCATCAGCGGCAGCCCCACGGCGAGGATGATGACGCACGATGCGATGGCCGTCGTTCGCCATCCGAACGTCGTCAGCGCGACGGCCACCAGCGGCACCAGCATCCCGCCGAGCCCTAACCCCGTCGTCGAGAGCGCCAGCGCCAGCGACCGGCGCCGCTGGAACCAGTTCGCCACGGCGACGATGAGCGTCAGGTACCCGCTCAAACCAAACCCCACCGACAGCACCACGAAGGCAAGGTAGAACGTCAGGAGCGATTGGATCTGGCTCAGGAGGAGAAACCCCAGGGCAAGCACGATGACCCCGGCCGTCAGCACCACCCTCGGCCCGAACCGGTCGACGAGCAGCCCCTGCACCGGGCCTAGCAGCCCGTTCTGCAGCTGCAGGATGGAGAACGACCACGCAAGAGCCGCGCTGCTCCACCCGAACTCTTCCTGCAGCCGCAGAAAGTACGCGCCGAACGCCTGCAGCAGCAGGCCGCCCTGCAGCCCCTGTATGACGATTGCCGCCCCGACAATCCACCACCCGTAGAACAGGCGGTTGGCGTTCCTCCTGAGTATGTCCGGTGTAGTCAAACCTGAGATTCCCACTTCCTTGGAACGCGATTGCAGCGCGCATAGTTCGCACGATGCCCGTCACTGCTGTTGTGAGTTCCCCCTTGGGACCCGCCGGCCGCTGCCGGGATTGAGTTGTTTGAGCGCTGTGACTGCGCGCTAGCCCTGCCCCCGCGCGCGCCGCTGCATCACCAGCCGCCGCCCGCGCGCCCACGCGCTCTCGGGCACCGACGGCCGCTTCGCCGCGAGGAAGAAGACGGTCCCGACGCCCGTCATCGCCGCAAGAATCACGAATCCCAGTTGGTAGTCCCCCCGCACGTCGGCCATCCACCCCGCGAACACCGGCCCGAACACGTTGCCGATGGTCACAATGAGGGACGAAAGCCCCATGATCGTCCCGATTGCCTTCAGCCCGAAGTAGTCCGCCCGGATTGCCCCCATCAGCGGCCCCCGCGCGCCCCATGCCAGCCCGTGTATCACCGCGAAGACGTAGACCAGCCACATGGAGTCCGCAAACGCTATCCCCATCAGCGCCACCGTGTGGCCCAGCATGCACGCCGCAGCGATGAGCCGCTTGTCCATCCGGTCGCCCAGGATCCCGCCGCTCACCAGCCCCGCAATCTGCGCCGTCGTGATCACCGTGATCACCGCCGACGCTGTCTCCAGCGGGACGTCCAGCTTCTGCACGAGGTGGGGAATCAGGTGCACCATGATCGCGCCCACCACGAACAGCGCGCTCCCGTGCCCGAACGAGATGAACCAGAAGGCGGGCGTCCGCATCGCCTCCCGCGCCGTGAACTCCCGTTCGGGCCCGATCTGCACCGGCGTGGTCCGGCTCTCTGCTGGGGTAGGCTCATACCGGCGCCCGTCTGGGATCATCCCATACTGCTCCGGCCTCGTTCGGAAGATGGGCACCAGCGGCAGCCCAACCACTAGGATGATGACGCCCGAGGCAAAGGCCGTCGTCTGCCACCCGAAGTGGATCAGCGACAGCGCCACCACGGGCACGAAGATCCCGCCGATGCTCGCCCCCGTCTGCGAGAGCGCCAGCGCCGTCGCCCGCCGCCTGCGGAACCAGTTGGACACCGTCACGAACAGCGTGAGGAACCCGCCAAGCCCGCTCCCAATCGCAATGACCACGAAGGCGAGGTAGAAGTCGAGCAGCGAGTCAATCCGGCTGAGCATCATGAAGCCGATGGCAAAGATGATCAGCCCGACCACAAGGACAGCGCGAGGTCCGAACTTGTCGATGAGCCAGCCCTGAAACGGCCCCAGCAGCCCGCTCTCGATTCGCAGCAGCGAGAACGACCACGAGAGGGACGCGCTGCTCCACCCGAACTCCTCCCGCAGCCGAACGAAGTACGCGCCGAACGCCTGGAACAGCAGCCCGCCGTGCAGGAACTGGATGAAGACTGCCGCCCCGACAATCCACCACCCAAAGAACACCTTTCCGGCGTTCCTCCGCACAATGTCCGGCGCTATTTGTGTCAACGTTCTCTACATTCTCTCGAAAATTGTCGGTCGCCCCATGAGCGGCATTCTGTCGAAAACCGTGAATCTTGACAGGGAAGCGGGTCTCGGAAGCGCCTGAGTTGCTTGACTGCCCCTTGGATTGAACGGCCCAGCGCGCGCCGCCGTTCCCGGCGAGGCCAAGGCACAGGCCCCGCTGACGGCTGCGACCGGCTACATGCCCAGCCGCTCGCGCACCCGCCGCAGCGCCGCCGCAACCTGCGATGGCGCCGTGCCGCCCGGAACGTTGCGCGATTCCAACGCCGTCGCCACCGTCGTCCCCAGCACGTCCGCGTCGAACAGCGGCGAGAATGCGCGGTAGTCCTCCAGCGACAGCTCCTCGAAGCGCGCGCCCTTGTCTTCTGCGAAGCGCGTGAGCTGCGCGACGACGCCGTGCGCCTGCCGGAACGGCAGCCCCTTGCGGACCAGGTAGTCGGCCAGATCAGTCGCAAGGCTGTACCCGCCGCCCTCCGCCGCCTGCGCCATCCGCTCGCGGTTGAACATCGCGCCCCCGAGCATCCGCGTGAATGCCGCGACCGTTGGCAGCAGCGTGTCCACCGTGTCGAAGAGCGCTTCCTTGCCCTCCTGCAGGTCTTGGTTCTACGTCAGCGGCAGCCCCTTCACCGTCGTCAGCGCCGCCATCAGGTGACCGTACACGCGTCCCGTGCGGCCCCGGGCGAGCTCCGCCAGGTCCGGGTTGCGCTTCTGCGGCATGATGCTGCTGCCCGTCGTGTCCTCGTCCGCCAGCCGCAGGAAGCCGAACTCCTCCGACGACCACAGCACAAACTCCTCCCCCATGCGCGAGAGGTGCCCCATGCACGCCGAAGCCGCGTACAGGTAGTCCAGCACGAAGTCCCGGTCCGCCACCGCGTCCATGCTGTTCGTCGTCACCCCGTCGAAGCCCAGCTCCTGCGCGACCGACTCCCGGTCCAACGGGTACGGCGACCCCGCCAGCGCGCCGCTGCCCAGCGGCAGCACGTTGGCGCGCGCGCCCGCCTGCTGGAACCGCTCCACATCCCGCTCGAACATCTCCACGTACGCCAGCAGGTGGTGCGCCAGCGCCACGGGCTGCGCCCGCTGCAAGTGCGTATATCCCGGCATCGCCGTCGTCACGTGCTCACCCGCCGTCGAGGCCAGCGCGCGCTGCAGGCCGTGCAGCGCCTCTGCCGTCTCCCCGGCCGTGCGCCGCACGAAGAGGCGCATGTCCGTCGCGATCTGGTCGTTGCGCGAGCGTGCCGTGTGCAGCTTGCCCGCCGTCTCGCCGATGAGGTCGTGGAGGCGCGCCTCTACGTTCATGTGCAGGTCTTCCAGCTCCCGCCGCCACGGAAACGTGCCGCCCTCGATCTCGCCGCGGACGGCGTCGAGGCCCGCGCACATGCGCTCTGCCTCGTCGTCGGTGACGATGCCCTGCCGCGCCAGCATCCGCGCGTGCGCCTGCGACCCCGCGATGTCCTCACGGTAGAGCCGCCAGTCGTAGTGCAGCGAGATGGTGTAGTCCAGCGAGGTATATTCGTCCGCCATCATGCCGGCCTCTTGGGCGCGAGGAACCGTCGCCGGTACGTCAGCACGCGCTCGTCACGCTGGTTATGCGCCCGCGTCTCGATGTACACGACCCCGCGGTCCGGCCGCGACGCCGACTCCCGCACCTCCAGCACCTCGCTCTCGGCGTAGATGGTGTCCCCCGCGAATACCGGCCCGTCGTGCGTGACCCTCTCGTACTCCAGGTTCGCGATGGCCTTCCCCGACGTGTCGATGACGCTCATGCCGACCGCCACGCTCAGCACCAGCGGCCCCGCCACGAGGATGCGCCCGTGCTGGTGTTCCTGCATGTAGTTCTCGTCCAGGTGCAGAGGGTTGTGGTTCATGGTGAGGAGGCAGAAGAGATTGTTGTCGCTCTCCGTGATCGTCTTGCCCGGCCAGTGGCGGTACACGTCGCCCACCTGGAAGTCCTCCAGGTAGCGCCCGTAGCGTTCCTTGCCGTCGTGGATCATTGATGCTCTCACCGTTCGCCCTGAGCGTGCCCAGGGGTCTGCTCGCCCCCTCCCGCTTTACCGGCGAAAGCCGGTATCCAGGGGTGGGCAAAGGCCTCGTCGTCCGCCCGGAGCCCGTCGAAGGGCAAACGCCTGCCGACCCTGCGCCGAGGACGCCGCCCTACTCGCCGATCACCTTGTACACGATGCGGTTGCGGTTCCGGCAGTGGGGCCGGATCTCCGTCGGCCAGCGCCCCGAGTCCGCCGCGGCCACCCACGCGTCGCTCGTCACGACGCCGGGGTTGTCGATCTCGTACACGGCCAAATACTTCGGCGAGCCCTCCTCCGCCACGTAGCGCTTCGCGCTCTGGACGCCCGGCACCTGCAGCAGGGCGGGGATGTGCTCGTTCTCGTAGCAGTCGTTGAAGTCGGCCTCCTTGTCGGGGTCGACGTCCATTGCCGCAATGTATATGTACTTGTCTGCCATGCCGCCCTCCATACCCTGCCGTCGTTCCCGCGCAGGCGGGGACCTCACCCTTTGCCCCGCTCCGACTCCGGTGTGCCGCGGCGTTTACCCCTGCCGCGACTGCCGCCTCGACTGCGTCCGCACCGGCAGCCCGAAGACGTTGATGAACCCCACCGAAGCCTTGTGGTCGAACTGGTCGGCCTCGTCGTACGTGGCGAGGCCGTAGTCGTACAACGCGTGCGGAGACTGCCGCCCGACGACTGTGCACGTGCCCTTGTTCAACCGCACCCGCACCGTGCCCGACACGAACTCCTGCGTGCTGTCCACGTAGGCGTCCAGGTCCTCGCGGTGCTTCGTGAACCAGAGGCCGTTGTACACAATGTCCGCGTACTGCTGCGCCACGATCTCCTTGAAACGCACCTGCTCCTTGCTCAGCGTCAGCGTCTCCAGCGACCGGTGCGCCGCGTGCAGCACGACGCCCGCCGGCGCCTCGTAGATCTCCCGCGACTTGATGCCGACCAGCCGGTTTTCCAGGTGGTCGATGCGGCCCACGCCGTGCTCGCCCGCCAGCGCGTTCAGGTGCAGCACCAGCGACTTCCCGCCCAGCGACTCGCCGTTCACCGACACTGGCGCCCCCTTCTCAAAGCCAATCTCCAGGTACAGGGGTGTATCCGGCGTGTCCTTCATGGAGCGCGTCCACGCGTAGATCTCCTCCGGCGGCTCGTGCCACGGGTCCTCCAGCACCCCCGCCTCGATGGAGCGGCCCCACAGGTTCTCGTCGACGGAGAAAGGGCTGTCCTTGGTGTTGGGCACCGGCACGTTGTGCGCCGCCGCG
Protein-coding regions in this window:
- a CDS encoding LysR family transcriptional regulator, yielding MDLRELRTFCAVAKLGSISAAARALDLGQPAATKHLKKLEDQVGVELLLRGRRPIQLTRAGTVLLEMAGPLVEGFSALESFNRHLEGTNPVTVASTAILIAQALPGPVRNFRQRHPGHLLRLWPRSESEILAMVASGEADLGIVPTGNVPAGFDFAPLFTINRVLIAAKDHPVSDLLELTYSSLARWPMVMLGARSRTRRLLDEAFQNRGISYELAVETDSAEAIKQYVAGGEGISILPDIALSPGDAADLDILPVSNLMPADLVGVVTLRGKPISQVAQSFIEELGSLPSRMPGEVAPTPACPAAASAARPSASGT
- a CDS encoding argininosuccinate synthase; the protein is MAKQKVVLAYSGGLDTSVAIPWIKEHYDAEVITVTAELGQGRDLEEVRLKALATGAEKAIVLDGQEAFVERFVWPALRAGGIYEAQYPLATALARPLIAEYLASVALDEGAEFVAHGCTGKGNDQVRFDVSVGALAPDLRVIAPAREWGMSRDEEIEYAAAHNVPVPNTKDSPFSVDENLWGRSIEAGVLEDPWHEPPEEIYAWTRSMKDTPDTPLYLEIGFEKGAPVSVNGESLGGKSLVLHLNALAGEHGVGRIDHLENRLVGIKSREIYEAPAGVVLHAAHRSLETLTLSKEQVRFKEIVAQQYADIVYNGLWFTKHREDLDAYVDSTQEFVSGTVRVRLNKGTCTVVGRQSPHALYDYGLATYDEADQFDHKASVGFINVFGLPVRTQSRRQSRQG
- a CDS encoding DUF6282 family protein, giving the protein MADEAAVKELVRGAYDMHIHSEPDVLPRKFNDIVLAEHAVEAGMAGVVLKSHYICTADRASLINQMFPQMRAFGGLVLNNSMGGMNPLAVDVAGRLGNKVVWFPTVDAENEVKNITGENVDGKPQPYWMTIARAMREKGIAGDPVKVVVDGKVTHAAIQCMEVIAEYDMILATGHISPEEMLPVVKAAREAKVNRVIITHPEFPATYLDQDQQRALGKYDVMFERCFTQPYTKKVEWETVYDNIRKIGPNSTILSTDLGQSTAPWVEEGLGIFIGNLLDNGFTPSEIETMSHQNAGEILGQLEPAKA
- a CDS encoding SagB/ThcOx family dehydrogenase; amino-acid sequence: MNSDNAVAAILDYHRKTDHSVQSVREGNISLDFSILPRLYKLYRRAEKVALPEDVKPSDVPAMAAIAGDAPTTGGAPTLDDVAALLKLSAGVTKWLKVPNGQMAFRAASCTGALYHIELYLVCGDLPDLPAGVYQYGAQDNALRRVRSGDYRGALAGATAGHDGVASAPVSIVYTSVFWRNAWKYQSRAYRHTYWDCGTILANTLSVAASRGLATGLVTGFVDDDVNRVVDVDGAREAAVAIVPVGSGAGAIAATAAPARLNLETLPYSPKEIDYPLIREAHAATSLDGAGAAAWRGLDGGAQAETGGPAPVEAEGESVERVILRRGSTRQFQLAPIGEGALRTMLAAAARPLPGDWPSLDDRPLNTMYVIVNAVDGLELGGYVYHPEAGELDLLHSGDHRFIAGHLGLNQALAHDAAVNVYFLTDLNAVTASMGARGYRAAQLDASIRAGRLYLSAYTMGLGATGLTFFDEEVTRFFSPHAAGKSVMFLTLMGVPQKRRRGMPE
- a CDS encoding MFS transporter, encoding MTQIAPDIVRRNAGKVFFGWWIVGAAVFIQFLHGGLLFQAFGAYFVRLREEFGWSSASLSWSFSLLRIESGLLGPFQGWLIDKFGPRAVLVVGLIIFAIGFMMLSRIDSLLDFYLAFVVIAIGSGLGGFLTLFVTVSNWFRRRRATALALSQTGASIGGIFVPVVALSLIHFGWQTTAFASGVIILVVGLPLVPIFRTRPEQYGMIPDGRRYEPTPAESRTTPVQIGPEREFTAREAMRTPAFWFISFGHGSALFVVGAIMVHLIPHLVQKLDVPLETASAVITVITTAQIAGLVSGGILGDRMDKRLIAAACMLGHTVALMGIAFADSMWLVYVFAVIHGLAWGARGPLMGAIRADYFGLKAIGTIMGLSSLIVTIGNVFGPVFAGWMADVRGDYQLGFVILAAMTGVGTVFFLAAKRPSVPESAWARGRRLVMQRRARGQG
- a CDS encoding MFS transporter is translated as MTTPDILRRNANRLFYGWWIVGAAIVIQGLQGGLLLQAFGAYFLRLQEEFGWSSAALAWSFSILQLQNGLLGPVQGLLVDRFGPRVVLTAGVIVLALGFLLLSQIQSLLTFYLAFVVLSVGFGLSGYLTLIVAVANWFQRRRSLALALSTTGLGLGGMLVPLVAVALTTFGWRTTAIASCVIILAVGLPLMPIIRGRPERYGMRPDGGPDPRAAATTSRAALAGRDFTVGEALRTRAFWLISLGHGSALLVVGAIMVHLIPHIVHRLDVSLESAALVVTVMTMTSMVGQIGGGLLGDRVDKRLICAAGMVAHCVALLGITFATSLGVVYFFSIIHGLAWGGRGPLMGAIRADYFGRRALGTIMGLSSVIVTMGIMFGPVFAGWMADVNGDYQTGFVVLAVMTGLASVFFLAAKRPPQPTRRLADMRRRVLERRERDIERQATGRTRGLG
- a CDS encoding MaoC family dehydratase, which translates into the protein MIHDGKERYGRYLEDFQVGDVYRHWPGKTITESDNNLFCLLTMNHNPLHLDENYMQEHQHGRILVAGPLVLSVAVGMSVIDTSGKAIANLEYERVTHDGPVFAGDTIYAESEVLEVRESASRPDRGVVYIETRAHNQRDERVLTYRRRFLAPKRPA